In a single window of the Esox lucius isolate fEsoLuc1 chromosome 22, fEsoLuc1.pri, whole genome shotgun sequence genome:
- the LOC105022099 gene encoding LOW QUALITY PROTEIN: actin-related protein 3-like (The sequence of the model RefSeq protein was modified relative to this genomic sequence to represent the inferred CDS: deleted 1 base in 1 codon), protein MAGRLPPCVVDCGTGYTKIGYAGNTEPQFIVPSCIAIKESAKVGDQAQRRLMKGMDDLDFYIGDEAIDKPNYATKWPIRHGIVEDWDLMEKFMEQVIFKYLRAEPEDHYFLLTEPPLNTPENREYTAEIMFESFNIPGLYIAVQAVLALAASWTSRLVGERTLTGTVIDSGDGVTHVIPVAEGYVIGSCIKHIPIAGRDITYFTQQLLREREGGTPPEQSLETAKAIKERYSYVCPDLVKEFNKYDTDGSKWVKQYTGVDAKSKKEFTVDVGYERFLGPEIFFHPEFANPDFTQPISEVVDEVIQNCPIDVRRPLYKNVVHSGGSTMFRDFGRRLQRDLKRSVDGRLKLSEDLSGGQLKPKPIDVQVITHHMQRYAVWFGGSMLASTPEFYQVCHTKKDYEEIGRHNPVFGVMS, encoded by the exons ATGGCGGGGCGGCTACCGCCTTGTGTAGTTGACTGTGGCACAGG GTACACAAAGATTGGATATGCTGGAAACACGGAGCCACAGTTTATTGTTCCGTCAT GTATTGCCATCAAAGAGTCGGCCAAGGTTGGAGACCAAGCTCAGCGCCGGCTGATGAAAGGAATGGACGATCTGGACTTTTACATTGGCGATGAGGCAATAGACAAACCAAATTATGCAACAAAG TGGCCCATTCGACATGGGATCGTGGAAGACTGGGATCTCATGGAGAAGTTCATGGAACAGGTCATCTTCAAGTATCTGCGGGCAGAGCCAGAAGATCACTATTTTCTCTTG ACAGAGCCTCCCCTGAACACCCCTGAGAACAGGGAATACACGGCGGAGATCATGTTTGAGTCGTTCAATATTCCGGGTCTTTACATTGCTGTACAG GCGGTTCTGGCGCTGGCTGCCTCCTGGACCTCCAGACTGGTGGGCGAGAGGACCCTGACGGGGACGGTGATTGACAGCGGGGACGGGGTCACCCATGTCATCCCGGTG gcGGAAGGCTATGTAATTGGCAGTTGTATTAAGCACATCCCCATCGCTGGTCGGGACATCACTTACTTCACCCAGCAGCTTCTGAGGGAGCGGGAGGGGGGGACCCCACCGGAGCAGTCCCTGGAGACCGCTAAAGCCATCAAG GAAAGGTACAGCTACGTGTGCCCCGACCTGGTCAAGGAGTTCAACAAGTACGACACGGACGGCTCCAAGTGGGTCAAGCAG TACACCGGCGTCGACGCCAAGAGCAAGAAGGAGTTCACCGTCGACGTGGGCTACGAGCGCTTCCTCGGCCCCGAGATCTTCTTCCACCCGGAG tttgCCAACCCTGACTTCACCCAGCCCATCTCTGAGGTGGTTGATGAGGTCATTCAGAACTGCCCTATTGACGTCAGGCGGCCCCTCTACAAG aACGTTGTTCACTCGGGAGGCTCGACTATGTTCAGGGACTTTGGCCGTCGTCTGCAGAGGGACCTGAAGAGGTCAGTGGACGGCCGACTGAAGCTGAGTGAGGACCTGAGCGGTGGCCAGTTAAAG CCTAAACCCATCGACGTGCAAGTCATTACCCACCACATGCAGAGGTATGCTGTCTGGTTTGGCGGGTCCATGCTGgcatcaact CCAGAGTTTTACCAAGTCTGCCACACCAAAAAAGACTATGAGGAGATTGGTCGCCATAACCCTGTTTTCGGCGTCATGTCTTAA